The following coding sequences lie in one Lelliottia jeotgali genomic window:
- a CDS encoding glycoprotein, receptor has translation MKKHILLSTAFSVVLLTGAAHAASWQDSLSSAANELSKSSGSSQNGGLSASSLTSLLGGSNQSLSAGTMNNAAGILGYCAKQKLASVTDTQNIKNQVLDKLGLDTQEQKQDTNYMDGIQGLLNAKDGQQLNLSTLGDSALAKQVKTKACDLVLKQGVNFLS, from the coding sequence ATGAAAAAGCACATTCTTCTCAGCACCGCATTCAGCGTCGTTCTGCTTACCGGCGCTGCTCACGCAGCATCATGGCAGGACTCTTTGTCCAGCGCGGCGAACGAGCTGAGCAAAAGCAGCGGCAGTTCCCAGAACGGCGGCCTGTCCGCATCGTCCCTGACCAGCCTGCTGGGCGGCAGCAATCAGAGCCTGAGCGCTGGCACCATGAACAACGCAGCCGGTATTCTGGGCTACTGCGCCAAACAAAAACTGGCGTCGGTGACGGATACGCAGAACATCAAAAATCAGGTTCTCGATAAGCTGGGCCTGGATACCCAGGAGCAAAAACAAGACACCAACTACATGGACGGAATTCAGGGCCTGCTGAATGCCAAAGATGGCCAGCAGCTGAACCTGAGCACCCTGGGCGACTCCGCGCTGGCGAAGCAGGTGAAAACCAAAGCCTGCGATCTGGTGTTGAAACAAGGCGTTAATTTCCTCTCCTGA